From the Micropterus dolomieu isolate WLL.071019.BEF.003 ecotype Adirondacks unplaced genomic scaffold, ASM2129224v1 contig_14562, whole genome shotgun sequence genome, the window CGAGATGAATCTACTTCTACAATAACGTGTACTCTATTTCATTTCCACTGATCTGTGTTTGTACAATTTTTTTATTTNNNNNNNNNNNNNNNNNNNNTTCATTTTTAGTTCCTGTAGAGGACCCGATTCAGGTGATTCCAGAATTATCCAGGGTTATTAAAGTCATGAAGAAAACAATCAATATAATGACTGGATTTGGTATTTCGTGTTTGAGTCTTGCATTAATTCCTTTAGTCAGAGACAGCTTTAGTAAGATGAGATTCGGCCCCTTATGTTAGTTGTTAGTATTTGTAAATAGACGTTTTCTATAATATTTAAGAGAGGAATGTGGCATTTTAATTTCCCAAACAGATTTAGATGGCGAGCAGAACAACTGCAGGGTGCAGGGCTGGATTTGTTGGCATCCATAAGGCCAATTTAAATTCTGCGTCTAATCTGCACTGGAGACTGACGCGCACCTCCCCAAAACTACACGTTGCAGCGACATCGACCATAAAGCAAGTGTTGAGTGATGCCAGgagatgaaaccaacggaaagccgAGCTTGTGGAGAAAAGTATcgattgaagtactggtttgactttTCGGTTCTACTCGATACCGGGCTGTTTGGGTCGATACATGTATAAATGCTTTACGATGACATGAGTGTAAGTGCTATCTCAGATTACTGTTATTGTTAGATAACAGTATAATAATTCAGGACTATATTCCGAGATGAATCTACTTCTACAATAACGTGTACTCTATTTCATTTCCACTGATCTGTGTTTgtacaatttttttattttaattttctgaaTATTTAGTGACCAACATAATGGACACTTCACgtgaacaaaacacacacgTGTCGGGGCGGATCTGTTGAGGCAGGAAGGTTCAGATGTAGTTTTCACCTCACAGCAACACTTGAGAACAGAAGCAACCTGAGCACTGAAATGTGTCNNNNNNNNNNNNNNNNNNNNACATGGACTCGGCGCCTGCAGgtctttttatacagtttatggtgcaggcacatgaggggaaaaaaggctgCTCTTCTCTTACTTtcggtgtgttgcttgcgtgtttggctgcaaacaaaacaagacaaatagcGTTTTTGTGCCgcaatctggttacaaaaagtatcgattgaagtactggtttgactttTCGGTTCTACTCGATACCGGGCTGTTTGGGTCGATACATGTATAAATGCTTTACGATGACATGAGTGTAAGTGCTATCTCAGATTACTGTTATTGTTAGATAACAGTATAATAATTCAGGACTATATTCCGAGATGAATCTACTTCTACAATAACGTGTACTCTATTTCATTTCCACTGATCTGTGTTTgtacaatttttttattttaattttctgaaTATTTAGTGACCAACATAATGGACACTTCACgtgaacaaaacacacaggtgTCGGGGCGGATCTGTTGAGGCAGGAAGGTTCAGATGTAGTTTTCACCTCACAGCAACACTTGAGAACAGAAGCAACCTGAGCACTGAAATGTGTCTTGAGTCAGAAACCAGAACCTGCAGACCATTTAGGACGTCCCTACCCGTTACCTTTAGAATATGGACAGAAAAATCCAGCCTGTCAGTAAAGGGTGAGAAGAAGAATGATCAGGGAAGTTACCTGTTCTTCCACATGCAGGGCGACGGCAACATTATCCCAAACATAAAACTCAGGGAAATATGTCACTGGCACCGCGCCCATCTGCATCTCATCACGTCTCACGACCAGTTCATGACTGATAGAAACAGAACAGCAGAAACAGACCAGTGTCTGTGGTTAGTTCAGGCATCTGTAATAACAGAACGTCTGTTAGTTCAGGCGTCACAGAGTTTCTGGTTCTTACCTGTGTGTCTCACTCATGGCCTCAGGCCTCCAGATGAAGCAGCCGTCTCTGTAGGTGCAGACAGAGTTTGGGTCGTCAGTCAGCAAAGGATATTTAGAGAACCGATCCTGATTGGCTGGGCTGTGGACCAGCACAACgtacatcacttcctgtttgtacAGGACGGTCTCGTACACCCGCATGACGGGCTGAGCGCCGCTGCAAAACTGGAGACAGTAAAAGAACTTTTAATGGAAAACTCAGTCCTGTAAACGTCCTGAGAACAAAGACGGCAGTTTTCTCTCTGTGGGCTGATAAATTCCCACAGAAACGGCCTATTTAACATAAACTTACCAAATTTACCAAAGTATTTCAAAACATCGCTGCAGACTCTGATTAAAAGATCTGTTCTTATAATACAAGCTTTATTTACCGAAACAACAATAGTGAAAGCAATTAGAAAACTATTCTGACTGTTTTAGACAAATAACCCGACCCTCAGTACCTGCTGTCTGTAGGCCTTCAGCACCTTCTCCAGGGGGAAGGTGAAGCGGTACGAGCCCAGCCTGGAGGTCTGCTCGAAGGCCGGGGAGGTGGTAAACTTCTCCAGGAAGCTCTGCTGCTTCTGGACCTGCTCCTCCGTCCGGTCCGGGAAGGTCGTCTCCAGGAGCCTCCTCTCAGCTGACGCTATCTCATCAGGTCCCACAGCCAGACTCCACCACAGCAGAGAGCCTTCACCTGGGTTCCTGAAGCCTTCATCAGTCTTGATGCCTCTTAGTCCAGTTTGGTTTGTGTCGTGTTTCAGATTAGACACATGAAACTCTGGTCGAGGGGAAGCCGGGATGTTTTCTTTGTAAAGGTACTGGTTTGCCAACCTTAGTTTCAGAGCTTCCTCTTTCAAATCATCCAGCTTCAAGTGCTGACTGTCAACAACATTTTCAAGATGTCCTCTCCTGTTGTATCGGGAGTACATGGTCAAGTGAGGAATGATGTCGATTAAAAAGACCAATTCTAAATCTGCTCAGTCTGCTCTGGAGAGGACAGCGGCAGAGTGCTGCTATATAAACCACATCAagtaacgtcacagtcatgagtaAACTGTGTGAGTCAACATGTGAGACGGGGATGAACAGgcccttttctttcctttccatccttttcttttaaatctttATCTGTTCCTTTCTCTTCTCAGGAAACGGGAAGTGAAAGTAAATTTGAACACATTGACTGCAAAGCATTTGACGCTGGTTCAGATTAAAACACATTCTGTGATGTGGAGATATGAGATCACTTCATTTGTAAGGCCACCTAGTGGCCAATTGGTGCCAGATTTTGCATAAAGCCTCGGAGGGGCATGGGAACTTACTAGCCTAAGTTTTGTGTTAATTGGACAGAGCAATGCGGAGATGCCCGTTAACTACAGGAAGGTGTTCCTTTATAACTTGTGCATTTTTTAGATTATCAAATTgttttaataacttttaatcATGAGGGTCCATAGATTCTACTCGAAACGTTTTGTGCAGATCAGACTCATTGTCTAAAAAGAGTTTGAAAAAAGTAGGTTTCACGCTAAAAAAAATTGCGGAAAACAGGTGGAAATTTCCCCTACGGGGGATTAATAACGTTCTATCTTATCTTATAAATGGGTGTGACCTATTTCATGAGATGCAGCTCAGTTCAGGGAAAGTGTGGATATTGAAATGGTAGCCGATTACAAATACTACAGGAACAGTAATAGACGCTAAACTGTTATGGAATTCTAACACTGATGTTATCCATAAGAAAGGTCTGCAAGGTCTATATTTTATGTGTAAACTGAGACAGTTTGGTGTGGCGAGTTTATTAACTTTTTGTTCCATTCCCTGGTATTTTACATTGTCAGTGAATAATAGTGTGAGCCCCAATTGGTTAAGAAAGGGCAGGTGATTATTAGAGATCACATTCCCTATTTAGCGAGTACGAGCTGTCACATTCAGGCAGACGGTACAGGGCGCCAACCCTCCGAACCAACCGGGCCCACAGCTCCTTTCTGCCTACCAGTACTGCaaactgtgaaacaaaaataactAAACATCTGGGTGTGAGGAGCCTTATTATTATATGTAGAGCAGTCTGGtgatgttttctgtagtttggGCCAAAATGCTTTAACCTTAATTATAGGTTGACATTTGTCATGTTTTGCGTCTGAGGTGTCTGCAGCAGTGTGTACCAGCCTGTGAATTTCACTTGTGTTTACAGTCTAGGCTGCAGTATGACGTTTATCAACAGAATAATTCACAGTTTTTCACTTCATGAAAGTTAACTGGAACATTTTGGTCCTAATTATTGTTAGATAAAAGTTTACTACAGTAGAATTCAGGACTATATTCTGAGATGAATCTACTTCTGTAGATAGGTGATGGTACCTGTTTATCCACATGCAGGGCGACAGCAACGTTATCCCAAACATAAGAACAAAACATCATCGCGTCGCGCCCACCTGCATCATCACGTCTCACGACCAACTCATAGCTGCCAAAAATAGAAAAGCAGGAACAGACGGGTGTCTGTGGTTAGTTCAGGCGTCACAGAGTTTCTGGTTCTTACCTGTGTGTCTCACTCATGGCCTCAGGCCCTGATTGGCTGGGCTGTGGACCAGCACAACgtacatcacttcctgtt encodes:
- the LOC123966922 gene encoding uncharacterized protein LOC123966922 → MYSRYNRRGHLENVVDSQHLKLDDLKEEALKLRLANQYLYKENIPASPRPEFHVSNLKHDTNQTGLRGIKTDEGFRNPGEGSLLWWSLAVGPDEIASAERRLLETTFPDRTEEQVQKQQSFLEKFTTSPAFEQTSRLGSYRFTFPLEKVLKAYRQQFCSGAQPVMRVYETVLYKQEVMYVVLVHSPANQDRFSKYPLLTDDPNSVCTYRDGCFIWRPEAMSETHSHELVVRRDEMQMGAVPVTYFPEFYVWDNVAVALHVEEQVTSLIILLLTLY